AGATGTCTGCGAAGTGGTCGCGGAGCGCCGCGAGCCGTTCCCTGTCTGTCATCTCGGGGTCGAGTTCGAGTGTCGGTTGGTCTGGGAGAGGTGGGCTACGCGACATCTTTGCTACTACCTCCTAGGTCACCGGCTTAAAAGTGCCTTTGGGTCTCGGTCGTTCCACCGCAAAAAAGACTTTCGCCGAATCGGCCCAAATCGGGTCGTCCGGGCCTCAGATGAGCGCCGCCATCTCGTCGAGGTAGTCGTCGTAGACGTTCAGCGCGCGCTGAATCGGCTCGGGCGAACTCATGTCGAGACCAGCGATTTCCAGCAGGTCGAGCGGGTATTCGCGCGACCCGCTTTCGAGGAATTCGAGGTAGGACTTGGCGGCCTCGCTATCCGGCCCCTCGTCTAGGATGCCGTCGGCCAGCGCGACGGCCGCACTGATGCCGGTGCTGTACTGGTAGACGTAGTACGCGCGGTAGAAGTGGGGGATGCGACTCCACTCGCGCTCGATGTGGTCGTCCACCACGGCCGGTTCGTAGAACTCTCGTTTGAGGTCGCCGTAGATTTCGTCTGCCTTCTGGGGCGTGAGTGCTTCGCCGTCTTCGACCACTTGGTGTGCTTGGTGTTCGAAGTCGGCGAACATCGTCTGGCGGTAGAGCGTCGAGCGGAACCGTTCGAGGTACTCGTTGAGGACGTGTCGGCGGAAGGTCGGATCTTCGACGGTTTCGAGCAGGTGGTGGGTCAACAGCGTCTCGTTGACGGTGCTGGCGACCTCTGCGACGAAGATTTCGTAGCTCCCGTAGACGTAGGGCTGGGTCTCGCTGGTGAGTTGGGAGTGCAGCGAGTGGCCCAGTTCGTGGGCGAGCGTGTACATCGAGGAGATGTCGTCCTGATAGTTCATCAGAATGAACGGCTGGGTGTCGTACGTACCGCCGCTGTACGCGCCCGACTGTTTGTTCTTCGTCTCGTAGACGTCCACCCAACGGGACTCCAGTCCCTCCGCGACTCGTTGCTGGTAGTCGTCGCCGAGCGCACCGAGCGCCTCGACCACGTGGTCCGCGGCTTCCTCGTAGCCGATTTCCGGCGTCTCGCTGTCGGTCATCGGCATGTAGAGGTCCCACATCTGGAGTTCGTCCACGCCGAGGCTCTCCCGCTTCAACTCGGCGTGTCGGTGGAGTTTATCGAGGTTGTCCCGCACGGTGTCAACGAGGTTGTCGTAGACTTCCACGGGGACGTTGGGACCGTCGAGTGCCGCTTCGCGGGCGGTGTCGTAGTTGTGAATCTGGGCCAGTTTCACGTCGGCTTTGACGTTGTTCTTGTAGGCGGTGCCGATGGTGTTGTGCATGTCGCCCATCTGGTCGTAGAACTCCTCGTGGACGGTTCGGCGGAACTCTCGGTCCTGGTTCTTCAGGAGCGTCGTCAGGTTGTTCTGCGTGATTTCGACGCGCTCGCCGTCAGGTTTCTCGACGGTGGAGAACTCCATGTCGGAGTTCATCAGCATGTTGTAGATGTCGCCGGACGCACCGGTCACTTCACCGAGTTCCGCGAGGACGTTCTCGACTTCCGCCGAGCGAGTGTGCTCGGCCATCCGGAGTACGTCGTGGAGGTAGTGTTCGTACTGTTCTAACCCCTCCGTGTGGGTCAGCATCTGGTCGATTTCGTCGGCGTCGGCCGACTGAATCTCCGGTTCGACGAAACTCGCCGCGCTGTTGGCGTCGGAGGCCAGCGACATCCCACGTCCGGCCAGCGCCTGATACTGCTGGTCGGCCGTGTTCTCGTCTTTCCGCATCCGCGCGTAGGAACTGAGCGTCTCTACTTCCCGCATGATATCTTCGCGGAGTTCGAGGACTTCGAGTAGCGTCTCGCCGTCCTCGGTGACTTGTCCCTCGTACGCCGCGAGGTCGTCGAGTCGCTCTTCGACTGCTTCGTACGCCTGCTCCCACTGCTCGTCGGTCTCGTAGACGCTCTCTAAGTCCCACTTGTACTTGGTGTCGATATCGGACCGTTCCGGAACTGAACTCATACCACGGGCTAAGCAGAGACTTACTGTAAGTGTTTGTCATTCGGAACCCGCAAGCAGCGTCCGCTCTGCAGAAAGTAGTACACGCCTGTAGGTTTTTGTCCGTCCGTCACCCACGGA
The sequence above is a segment of the Halorussus halophilus genome. Coding sequences within it:
- the pepF gene encoding oligoendopeptidase F, whose protein sequence is MSSVPERSDIDTKYKWDLESVYETDEQWEQAYEAVEERLDDLAAYEGQVTEDGETLLEVLELREDIMREVETLSSYARMRKDENTADQQYQALAGRGMSLASDANSAASFVEPEIQSADADEIDQMLTHTEGLEQYEHYLHDVLRMAEHTRSAEVENVLAELGEVTGASGDIYNMLMNSDMEFSTVEKPDGERVEITQNNLTTLLKNQDREFRRTVHEEFYDQMGDMHNTIGTAYKNNVKADVKLAQIHNYDTAREAALDGPNVPVEVYDNLVDTVRDNLDKLHRHAELKRESLGVDELQMWDLYMPMTDSETPEIGYEEAADHVVEALGALGDDYQQRVAEGLESRWVDVYETKNKQSGAYSGGTYDTQPFILMNYQDDISSMYTLAHELGHSLHSQLTSETQPYVYGSYEIFVAEVASTVNETLLTHHLLETVEDPTFRRHVLNEYLERFRSTLYRQTMFADFEHQAHQVVEDGEALTPQKADEIYGDLKREFYEPAVVDDHIEREWSRIPHFYRAYYVYQYSTGISAAVALADGILDEGPDSEAAKSYLEFLESGSREYPLDLLEIAGLDMSSPEPIQRALNVYDDYLDEMAALI